The proteins below come from a single Miscanthus floridulus cultivar M001 chromosome 1, ASM1932011v1, whole genome shotgun sequence genomic window:
- the LOC136469808 gene encoding uncharacterized protein → MGVDRTNLRPIRAPFHGIVLGRQAISLGQIDLPVTFRDQSNYRTETLTFDVVGFPGTFHAILGRPCYAKFMAVPNYTYLKLKMLGPRGVITVGTSFRRAYECKVECCGHASTIIASKELTTLREEVVEETPDAKRLSGSFESAEGSKEVLVDPSNSEGKKVRIETALSSE, encoded by the coding sequence atgggcgtcgaccgaacgaacctccgccccatccgagcacctttccatggcatcgtgctaggTAGGCAGGCCATATCgctggggcagatcgatctgcccgtcactttcagggatcagtccaattacaggactgagacccttacTTTTGACGTAGTagggttccccggaaccttccatgccatcctcggacgtccatgctacgcgaagtttatggccgtccccaactatacatacctcaagctgaagatgctgggcccccgcggggtcatcaccgtcggcacctcctttcgTCGTGCCTACGAGTGTaaagtcgaatgctgcggccatgcctcaacaatcatcgcctccaaagagctcaccacccttagggaggaggtcgttgaagaaacacccgacgcaaagaggtTGTCCGGATCATTCGAATCGGCGGAagggtccaaggaggtcctcgtggaccccagcaactctgagggcaaaaaagtccgcatCGAAACCgcgctctcctctgaatag